In the genome of Anabrus simplex isolate iqAnaSimp1 chromosome 2, ASM4041472v1, whole genome shotgun sequence, the window GCTCAACCAAATAGATTTACTGCCGACAACACAAGAGAGACAGGGACCAAGGATGACTTTACCGACCCATCAAACCTTGATTCTGTGAAGTGGGGCTCGTCCCAAATTCTGAAAGGTGTGTGGTATGTGCGAACGACCAATGAAAATTCAGAAGCTGAAGTCAGACAAGAGGTGGGGGGATGTGAATAGGTAGGAGAACAAACACGGAACTAAAGAAAAGGGAGAGGAGAAAAAGTAGAAGCAAAAACGGGCTTTGAACAAGCGTAGCTGTCTCAAAAGTAAAGAAAACTCGACCATCTTTATTTTAGTGGATTTATTTGCTGTCGGGTAAGGCACGCACGGAGCTTGTGCGAATGGGGGATGGAGTTACTTGCCGCTGATTCAGTCGTCACACAGGAGCTGCAATAGAGACATTTCTTGCTCGAGTTAACACGCATCTGCCCTCACACCCGTCCTTTTGTGCTCAGGTCACCGCGGTAGGTCTTTTGAAAGCAAGCACTTGAAATCAGTTCTAGAATTGCCTTATACTTCGTAAGTATCCTTTAAAACTTGCTGTCTGTAATATGTCTTTCTTTGTAGTAGAAGTCAACTGAGCAAGCAAATGACTTTGACCCGGTGAACCATGATCCAGGTATACACAAGCACAAGAATAAATAGTAGGAACTACTGTAAGGGTACACCACAAAAGAAAACTACAGGAGCTGTTCACTTCTAAACAGGATAACAACAGCACAGAAACCACCATGACAACGTCTAGTCTGCCTCTAAACCTCAAACATGTTTTTGCAGTATAAAAGCCAAAATACATATATTTAAAGCTCATAGCTGACATGATACAGGAAAGCAGTAGCGCACGGAGCGATTTAGCAAAGATTTATGTCCCAACGTACGGAAGACAAGTAAAGCTACATACAAGAGATCGTGTTCAGGTCAACATGGAATCTATCATTGTATATAGGATTATTGTCGATCATTCTGCTTGGAATTTTGATCGAGATTAGAATAGGATTTTCTGGAGGAATTCGAGTTGACTCCATATCCTTAAAACTCCACAATGGTCTCGttttcggcaccttacttccttcattctctccctctctctcactcCCTCACGCACTCAGTCTCTTTCTTTACCTCGGACGATTGGAGAGTCACCTAGTCTCTTTATCATTATAATATTGGAATGCGTCTCAAGAAGTATCATTATAAAAATCAGTGCTTGTGAAAGCTTTACAAAATTAACCTCCTACAGTCAGAATATCTTTCAATATATTCAATGTTATTCATGCTCATAACGGGTCTTGAAATTTCTTCAACCTTATATGTAGGATATATTACACATTTTCGTTCATTTACAGAAAAATGCACGGCAAACCTTCGCTATGCATTGAATATTTAGTACAATTTCGTAAATATAAACACTCAGAAAGTCGATTCCTGATATATTTATATACTTTTTATCAAGAATGTGGCGTCCATTTTATACATAATTAGGCAAATTTTACGCAGGTGGAGcctttgttgttattaattgttaacATTAATCATTACAAACGTCAACGTTCAGAATTAATTATACAAATGTGCCAAAGTTTCTTGAGGAATAAGTCTGTTTCTCCTCTACGTTCGAgcctcttttgtttttcatttcacacatgtcTTAAAGCTGTCTCAGTCAAACAAGCGAGCCAACTCGTTTGCTATGAAGGTAGGTAGGTAGATTGTTGTGTATATTACAACGACGACAGAGCGTGGACGCAGTGGCACACACAAGCACGCACAAGTTCGCAATTGCAAGCACAAGGCCAAGCGATGCTACAACACAACACGGCACGACACGTTCACACTCAGGAAGGCCTCTTCTTGTTCCGGCTATGCCGTACGTTATCCTTGTTGTTCCTGCTACGTTTGGGCCCTCGCCTGGAGCCACGGCTAGGGAATACTGGGTTGCCTGAGGACTGATTGTTGCCTCCAGCTATCTTGCGGTTGTGTTGGTTGATATTAAAATTAGTGTCGTTCTTCACAAAGTTGAAGCACTTCTCATCTTTACTGTTGGGTTTTGCCGCGTTACCTCGAAGAGGCTTTCCACGCTTGTTGAAGCCCACGAAATGACTTTGGTTCGCCGATCGGAATCGTGTGTACCCCGAAGACAGCATCTCTTCATAAAATAGACACATCTTCTTGTTGaagtttttctgaaacaaaaaattaaaacactTGTTATGGCAGAACAATTCTAATGAATGCATTTCCATTGCATTGTAAAAAAGAAGAATCTTATTGTCTGTTTCCTGAATTCGCTCCGAAAATAGCTTATGTGATTACAACACGTCATACAGTTTTACAATCACATCGAATTTTTGCTTCAGATTCATCGACAGTCTAGGTGTAATTAAAATGTGTAGTTAGGCCATTTAAAACATAATCACAAATACTACACGCGATATATACTCAAGTCCTCCTAGTTCAGAACTTCTTAGTAGCTGGCCCAAATATTGGAGAGCACACACAAAGTTCAGTTGTGATATTTATGCACACTGAATATCTTCCTTCAACATTGTACACTGCCGAACCGGAATAAAATAAAACGTTATTCTAAGCTACAGAAATAACGTGTCTTTATCTCCCTCTTAGAGAAAAGTAAAATCATATATCCCTCTAACCTCAGTATCCCTTCCCATTCTCGCACCTCACCCTCTAAAAGTATTATAATCAGCTAGCATGTCATGTGGTACAAGACGACTTAACCCTCATGATGACCTGTGAGTTCAAAGAAGAAACGGCCTTATGTCCGTTGATCAAATACAACGATAAACCCCGCTTGTCGAAAATACTAAATATCTACTGGTAAAAATAACACAACAAACGGACAGGTTGAGGACCTTGCCATTAAAAAGTCACTCGAAGTATTTCGATCAATCCTCTTCGCCTAACGGAATTTCGATTTACTATTTGACCAATTACTTTCTCAAAAAGATCCCCGATCTTCATCCTTTTGAAACTCCATAGGACTTGGGTTAGTTGAAGCATCTCTGCCGGTCAGTGTTTGTTGCCGGTACCTCGATACTC includes:
- the ths gene encoding fibroblast growth factor 18 yields the protein MLLTVYTLPQLAVSAKLLCLLMVVICGAVPSMVRSVRLYNDCSLSYMGIDMKGRVLAVEREDDSLNRFQNLTIKSMDYNVALMIYAEASKRFLCFNRKWKPVGLKNFNKKMCLFYEEMLSSGYTRFRSANQSHFVGFNKRGKPLRGNAAKPNSKDEKCFNFVKNDTNFNINQHNRKIAGGNNQSSGNPVFPSRGSRRGPKRSRNNKDNVRHSRNKKRPS